The following proteins are co-located in the Manihot esculenta cultivar AM560-2 chromosome 9, M.esculenta_v8, whole genome shotgun sequence genome:
- the LOC110623434 gene encoding F-box/LRR-repeat protein 3 gives MKRQKMTVEFDDNCNKSNNLFDLLSEEIVFAILDFLDTNPLDRKSFSLVCKSFYSLEYNHRKTLKPLRQEHLPRILSRYPHVSHLDLSLCPRINDNSLTVISNTCKDSLRSIDLSRSRFFSYNGLMSLALNCKNLVEIDLSNATELRDAAAAAVAEAKNLERLRLGRCKLITDMGIGCIAVGCKKLRLISLKWCLGVTDLGVELIALKCKEIRILDLSYLPITNKCLPSILKLQNLEDLVMEGCFGIDDDSLAVLKDGCKSLKTLDMSSCQNISHVGLSSLISGAGGLEELTLAYGSPVTPALANSLRSLSALQSVKLDGCIVTTDGLKAVANCVVSLRELSLSKCLGVTDEGLSYLVTKHRELRKLDITCCRKITDVSIAYITSSCANLTSLRMESCSLVPREAFVLIGQRCQFLEELDLTDNEIDDEGLKSISRCSKLSSLKLGICLNISDEGLAYIGMNCSKLTELDLYRSAEITDSGILAIASGCHELEVVNMSYCRDITDSSLISLSKCAKLNTFESRGCPLITSLGIAAIAVGCKQLSKLDIKKCHNIDNTAMLPLAHFSQNLRQIILSYSSVTDVGLLSLASISCLQNLTVLHLKGLTRSGLVAALLACRGLTKVKLHVAFKSLLPQALFEHLEARGCVFEWRDKEFQAELDPKCWKLQLEDMIP, from the exons ATGAAAAGGCAGAAGATGACTGTTGAATTCGATGACAACTGCAACAAGAGCAACAACCTCTTTGATCTCCTCTCTGAAGAGATTGTTTTCGCTATTCTGGACTTCCTCGACACCAACCCACTTGATAGAAAGTCGTTTTCTTTAGTTTGCAAGTCGTTTTACAGTCTAGAATACAATCATCGCAAAACTCTTAAGCCTCTCCGCCAAGAACACCTCCCAAGAATCCTCAGCAGATACCCACATGTCTCCCACCTCGATCTCTCCCTCTGTCCTCGAATTAACGATAATTCTCTTACGGTCATCTCGAATACCTGCAAGGATTCGCTGAGGTCTATTGATCTTTCGCGCTCTAGGTTCTTTTCCTATAATGGGTTGATGAGTTTGGCTTTGAATTGCAAGAATTTGGTCGAAATCGACTTGTCGAACGCGACGGAGCTGAGAGATGCGGCGGCTGCAGCGGTAGCGGAGGCCAAGAATCTGGAGAGGCTTCGGCTGGGGAGGTGCAAGTTGATTACGGATATGGGTATTGGGTGTATTGCCGTTGGGTGCAAGAAGCTAAGATTAATTAGCTTGAAATGGTGTTTGGGTGTTACTGATCTGGGAGTTGAATTGATTGCTCTCAAGTGTAAGGAGATTAGGATTTTGGATCTCTCTTATTTGCCG ATCACAAATAAGTGTTTACCTTCCATTTTGAAACTCCAAAATCTTGAAGATCTGGTCATGGAAGGATGCTTTGGGATTGATGATGATAGCCTTGCAGTCCTCAAAGACGGTTGCAAGTCACTGAAG ACACTTGATATGTCAAGTTGTCAGAACATTAGTCATGTCGGTTTGTCTTCTCTGATCAGTGGTGCTGGAGGTTTGGAGGAGCTGACCTTAGCATACGGCTCTCCA GTCACACCTGCGCTTGCTAATAGTCTGAGAAGTCTTTCAGCATTGCAATCTGTCAAACTAGATGGTTGCATAGTTACCACTGATGGATTGAAGGCTGTTGCAAATTGTGTTGTATCATTAAGGGAGCTGAGCCTAAGTAAGTGCTTAGGAGTGACAGATGAAGGTCTCTCCTATCTTGTAACAAAGCACAGAGAGTTGAGGAAGCTAGACATCACATGCTGTCGCAAGATAACTGATGTATCTATTGCATACATTACAAGTTCATGTGCAAACCTCACTTCCCTAAGAATGGAATCGTGTTCGTTGGTTCCTAGAGAAGCATTTGTACTGATTGGACAACGATGCCAGTTTCTTGAGGAGCTTGATTTAACAGATAATGAGATAGATGATGAAG GTCTGAAGTCGATTTCTAGATGTTCCAAACTCTCCAGCTTGAAATTAGGAATTTGCCTAAACATAAGTGATGAAGGACTTGCTTATATTGGCATGAACTGCTCAAAACTTACTGAGCTCGACTTATACAG ATCTGCTGAAATAACAGATTCAGGAATTTTGGCAATTGCTTCTGGTTGCCATGAGTTGGAGGTTGTTAATATGTCCTACTGCAGAGATATTACCGATAGTTCATTGATATCACTGTCAAAATGTGCGAAATTAAACACCTTTGAAAGTCGAGGATGTCCTTTGATCACATCTTTGGGTATAGCAGCCATTGCTGTCGGGTGTAAGCAACTAAGTAAGTTAGACATAAAGAAGTGTCACAATATTGATAATACTGCAATGCTTCCACTTGCTCACTTTTCACAAAACCTCAGACAG ATCATTTTATCATATAGCTCAGTCACAGATGTGGGGCTCTTGTCCCTCGCTAGCATCAGCTGCCTGCAAAACCTGACTGTCTTGCACTTGAAGGGCTTGACACGAAGCGGATTGGTAGCTGCCTTATTGGCATGCAGAGGACTAACAAAAGTGAAGCTGCATGTAGCTTTTAAATCACTGCTTCCTCAAGCACTTTTCGAGCATTTAGAAGCACGCGGATGTGTGTTCGAATGGAGAGACAAAGAATTCCAG GCTGAATTGGATCCCAAGTGCTGGAAACTGCAGTTGGAAGATATGATTCCGTGA